From the Streptomyces nodosus genome, the window CGGCCGCGGTTTCGACACCGCCGCACTGCCGGGGCGCGCCGTCGGGGTCCGCGGACACGGTCTGCCCGCGATCCGTGCCCGGGTCGGCCAGCTGGGCGGCACCCTCACCGTCGAGTCCGCGCCCGGTGACGGCACCGTCGTCTCCGCCGCCGTCCCGCACCGTCCCACCGCCGCGCAGGAGGTTCCCACGCCATGACCAGGACCGAACCCACCGAACCGGCCGGACGCACAGCACCGGCGCCGGTCCGGCTGGTGCTGTGCGACGACCACGCCGTGGTCCGCGCGGGTCTGCGCGCCCTGCTCGGCAGCGCCCCGGGGATCGACGTGGTGGGCGAGGCGGACAGCGGGGCGGAGGCCGTCGCGCTCGCCGCCAAGCTCGTCCCCGATGTGGTCCTGATGGATCTGCAGCTCGGCGACGCGATGGACGGAGTCGAGGCCACCCGCCGGATCACCGCCGGCTCCGGTGGCGCGGTCCATGTGCTGGTCCTGACCACCTATGACACGGACGCCGACATCACCCGTGCCATCGAGGCGGGCGCCACCGGCTATCTGCTCAAGGCCGAGCGCCCCGACGAGCTGTTCACGGCGATCCACAGCGCCGCCGCCGGACGCACCGCCCTGTCCGCGCCCGTCGCCCAGCGGGTGATGACCCGGATGCGCAGCCCGCGTCCCGGCCTCACCGACCGTGAACGCGACATCCTCGGCCAGCTGGCGCGCGGGCTGACCAACCGGGACATCGCCAAGGCCCTGTTTCTGAGCGAGGCCACGGTCAAGACACACCTGGGGCGCATCTACGACAAGCTCGGCGTCGACACCCGCGCCGGTGCCGTGGCCGTGGCCAAGGAAGAGCGTCTGCTGCCCTGACCGTCCGGGTCCCTCACCGGGTCCCGAGGGTCAGCTCGTGACCTTGCCCGCCTTCAGCCAGAACTGGTCGAGGTAGGCGTTGCACTGATCGCCGTCCTGGCAGGAGAGGGAGATGGTGTTCTTGCCCTCGTTGAGATTGATCCAGGCGTAGGTCTTCGTCCAGCCGTGTTCCCAGTCGCCCTGTTCGGCTCCTGCGAAGTTGGCCATGTTGAGCTTGCGGCCGACCTCGGTGCCGTTCACGGTGAGCGTCGTCTTCGCGTCCTCGCCGGGGACGCCGTAGCGGACGAACACGGTGTAGTCGCCGCTCTTCGGGATGTTGTTGAGGGTCCAGGTGACCTGGGCGCCGGGCTGGTTGAGCCCCACGACATACAGACCGCCCTCGGACTGGGCGCCGGGGACCTCCTTGGAGGTCGACATGTCCGGCGAGAGGCTCAGCAGCTGCGCGTCCGACTTCGGCAGCTCCTGGGGGGCCTTGTCGCCGCCGGAGGGACTGGGATCGGCGCTCTGCGAGGCGGACGCCCCGGCGGAGGGCTGGTTGCCCGCGGTGTCGTCGTTCTTGGAGTCGCCGTTCATCATCGCGATGGTGATGCCGATCACCACCGCGGCCACCACCGCGATCGCCCCGATCAGCAGGCCCTTGGTGTTGGGTCCCCGGCCGCGGCCGCCGCCCGGGGGCGACTGGCGGGACTGGGGCGCGCCGCCCGGCGCCGTCTCGGGCGCCGCGTAGTTCGGGTTGGGCTGCTGGCCGTACCCCTGCTGCGGCACCTGGCCGTAACCGGCCGGGGCCTGCTGCTGGCCGTACTGGCGCTCACCGACCGCACGCACTCTGTTGACGGAGCCCGGGTAGCCGTAGCCACCGGTCGGCGGCTGGGCGCCGTTGGCCTGCCCGTCGGCGTAGAGGTAGCCGAACGGGTCGTCGTCCTCGGGCGTGCTCGCGCCGCTGTTGCCGGGCGTCATCCCTTGGTACTCCTCAACAGGTGCGGGTCAAGATGGTGCGTGGCTGAATGGCGAGCCTACCCGTTCCCCGGAGCCCGTACGGCTGTTCCTCTAGTCACTCGTCCGATGACCTGCGGTTCATCCCGCACGGCGATGTTGTTTGGGACGAGAACGTTTCTCTACGTACATCCGCTCGTCAGCTGACTTCAATACTTCGTCCGCCGTCATGCCGCAGTGTGCCCATCCGATGCCGAAGCTCGCGCCCACGCGCATGACCCGTCCGTCGACCCTGATCGGCTGGATGATCTCGTTGCGCAGGCGCACCGCGAGGTCCTGGGCGTCGGCCTTGCCGAGGCCGTCCGCGAGGACCACGAACTCGTCGCCGCCGAGCCGGGCGACCGTGTCCCCGTCGCGCACGCCCCGGCTCAGCCGCCCGGCGACCTCGATGAGCACGGCGTCGCCCGCGTTGTGGCCGAACCGGTCATTGATCGACTTGAAGCCGTCGAGGTCGCAGAAGAGCACCGCGAGCCCCTTGGTGCCGTCGTCGGTGTCCCCCTCGGGGGCGACGGTGTGCACATGGTGGTCGAAGGCGTCGTACGGTCCCGCACCGGTGTGGAAGTCGAAGCCGTGGCCGTTCTCGTCGAAGGCCGCCGGGTGGTCGGCCCCACGGCCCTCGTAGGCGGCGTCCAGGGAGTCGGCCGGGTTCGGCGGCACCGAGTGCGGGCGGGAGCACAGCCGGGCGGACAGCCGGGAGCGCAGCTCCGCGGAGTTGGGCAGTCCGGTGAGCGAGTCGTGGGAGGCCCGGTGGGCGAGCTGGAGCTCGCGGCGCTTGCGCTCCTCTATGTCCTCGACATGGGTGAGCAGAAAGCGGGGCCCGTCGGCGGCGTCGGCGACGACGGAGTTGCGCAGGCTGACCCAGACAAAGGTGCCGTCCCGGCGCCCGAGCCGCAGCTCGGCCCGGCCGCCCTCGGCGGAGGTGCGCAGCAGGGTGCCGATGTCCTCGGGGTGGACGAGGTCGGAGAAGGAGTAGCGGCGCATCGCGGAGGCGGGCCGGCCCAGCAGCCGGCACAGCGCGTCATTGGTCCGCAGGATCCGCCCGTGCTGGTCGCCACCCATCTCGGCGATGGCCATGCCGGAGGGGGCGTACTCGAAGGCCTGCCGGAAGGACTCCTCGCTGGCCCGCAGGGCCTGCTGCTCCCGCTCGAGCCGGACCAGGGCGCGCTGCATATTGGCCCGCAGCCGGGCGTTGCTGATGGCGATGGCGGCCTGGAAGGCGTACATCTGGAGCGCCTCGCGGCCCCAGGCGCCGGGCCTGCGTCCGTTGCGCGGCCGGTCGACGGAGATCACCCCGAGGAGTTCGCCACCGCCCTGGACGCCCGGGGTGTACATGGGCGCGAGGAGACGGTCGCAGGGGTGCCACTCGTCCTCGAAGCGGGGCTCGGGGCCGTCGGTGAACCACTGCGGCACATCGTCGTCGTCGAGCACCCAGCCCTCGGTGTGCGGTATGAACCGCAGATCACCCCAGGCCTGGCCCATGATCAGCCGGCGCTCCCAGGAGGCGCGGGAGCCGACGCGGCCGGAGATCAGCGCCTCGGCGGCGGAGTCCCCGGCCAGTGAGGCGACGACGAGGTCACCGTCGGAGCGCACGAGATTGACGGCCGCCAGCTCGTAGCCGAGGCCGGTCACGATGCCGTCGGCGACGGTCTGCAGCGTGTCGGCCAGGCTGCGGGCGGTGTTCATGTCCGCCATCACCTGATGCAGCTGCCGCAGGGTCGCAAGGCGGACGTACGGCTCGGAATCGGTCTCCATTCGCCTCCCCCCTTGAAGGTCTCGCGGCAACTCCAGGGACGCCTCGGCGTACTGCGGTTCTCCCGGCCTTCCGGTTTCCCCGGTGTGCCGCCCGGCACCCTTCACCTGTGGCGTCGTACAGCACATCCGCCACTGAATCACAGTGCGCTGCCCACTAGGTACACAGGGTCAACAAATAACGCTTCCTGTGACTCAAGTCACAGCAAAACATGAGCAATTGAGTGGAGATTCCGCGTCTTCCCGCTGCGTTTACCGGAGGCAGATTCGGGAAGTGTGCAGACCCCGTGATCATACGTCGCAACTGATCTTCATCTGGGGTGCGTTGAGTTTACGGACGCCCCTCTTGACACACCCCTCCGGGGGCCGCGGACCCTCCGCCGCCGCCCGGGTGCGGACCTCCGGGTCCGCCGTAGGTCCTAGGTCACGGTTCGGGCCCGGGGCCGATGTGGGCGCCGGGGCGCGCCGACTAGCGTTCCCGGCGTGCTGAAGACTCCTGCCGTCCCGCCCTCGCCCGCCGTCCCGCCCTCCTCCGGGCATCCTGAGGGGGTGAGCAACGACGAGTTCCGCGCCGCCATGTCCCGGCTGGCCGCGGGCGTGGTCCTGGTGACCTCGCACGAACCCGCGCTGGACCCGGAGGGACCGGGCGGCGAGGACGTCGGCATGACGGCGACCGCCTTTGTGTCGGTGTCCCTCGACCCGCCTCTGGTCCTGGTCAGCCTGCGCGAGGGCTCCCGGATGGACGACCTGCTCGCCGAGCAGCCGCTGTGGGCCGTCTCGGTCCTCTCGGAGAGCCAGCGGCACATCGCCGGCCGTTTCGCGATGAAGGGCCGCATCAGCGACCGGCTGCTGTTCGCGGACATCCCCCACGTCCACGGCGAGGTCTCCGGCGCCCCGCTCGTCGGCGGCGCCCTGGCGACCCTGGAGTGCCGGACGGAACAGCGCGTACCGGCGGGCGACCACACCCTGGTGATCGGGCGCGTCCTGACGGCCGGGCTGCCGAGCGCGGACGGCGGACCGCTCATGTACTTCCGGGGGCGCTACCGGCACCTGGGCTGAGAAGGCTAGGACCAGTCCCGCCCCGTCCGGCCCCGCTTGGTATCCGAGCGCCGCTTCTTCTCGCGCAGCCGCCGTTCGTTGATGCCACGGGGGATCCTGGTCGGCTTCCGGGGCCTGGGCGGGGGCGCCGTCGCCTCGGCGAGCAGGGCGGCCAGGCGGACCGCGGCGGCCTCGCGGTTACGCAGCTGCGAACGGTGCTCGGAGGCGCGCACGGTCAGGACCCCGTCGACCAGCCGCGCCGCGAGCCGCTCCAGCGCGCGCTCCTTCCACACCGGGGGGAGCGCCTCGGTCCTCGCGAGGTCGAAGCGCAACTCCACCTGGGTGTCCGTGGTGTTGACATGCTGTCCGCCGGGGCCCGAGGAGCGCGAGAAACGCCACATGAGCTCGGCCTCGGGAAGCGAGACGGAGCCGCGGACGACATAGGGACCGGACATGTCCCCATGGTCGCGCGGCCGTCCGCCCCGCGTCACCCCAATAACGTCGCCCCCGGGCTCGTCGGGCGGCCGGGCCGGCAGGTAAAGAAAGTAAAGGGACCCGGAACCTCCGGGACCCCCCTCGGCGTTGGTAGGGATGGCTGTAGCTTCGTGCCGTACGAAGTCCACAGTCACCGCACCGCGTAGTCGAACGAGGGAAGGGACTCCCACAATGGCTGTAAGCCTGTCCAAGGGCGGCAACGTCTCGCTCAGCAAGGAGGCTCCGGGCCTGACCGCCGTCACCGTGGGCCTCGGCTGGGACGTCCGCACCACCACCGGCACGGACTTCGACCTGGATGCCTCCGCGATCGCGGTCAACACCCAGGGCCAGGTCTACTCCGACCAGCACTTCGTCTTCTTCAACAACAAGCAGACCCCGGACAACACGATCGTCCACACGGGTGACAACCGCACGGGTGAGGGCGACGGCGACGACGAGGCCATCAACGTCAACCTCGCGGGGCTGCCGGCCGACGTCGACAAGGTCGTCTTCCCCGTCTCCATCTACGACGCCGAGTCCCGCTCGCAGAACTTCGGGCAGGTGCGCAACGCCTACATCCGCGTGCTCAACCAGGCCGGCGGCCAGGAGATCGCGCGCTACGACCTCTCGGAGGACGCGGCCACCGAGACCGCCATGGTCTTCGGCGAGCTGTACCGCAACGGCGCGGAGTGGAAGTTCCGCGCCGTCGGCCAGGGCTACGCCTCGGGCCTGGTCGGCATCGCCCAGGACTACGGCGTCAACGTCTGACCCCGCCGGGCCGAAGCCCGACCACGGGAGCCCCGGCCGCGACACCCCGCGGCCGGGGCTCCCGTATGCCCGTCGGCAGGGGGAAAGCACCGGACCTCGCAGCCCCGCGGCTACTCGTGTCCGGGCTTTCCCTTTCCGTGGAGCCAGTCGCGCCAGATCTCCCGGAGGTCCTTGCCCGGCGTCTTCTTCTCGACATAGGCCGTGAAGTCGGCGGTGTCCGCGTTGCCATGGCGGTGGGCGGCCGCCCAGCCCCGGAGGATCTCCCGGAAGGCCGGGTCGCCCACGGACTGCCGGATCTTGTGGAGCACCATCGCGCCGCGCACATAGACCGGGCTGTCCGAGACATGCGCGGCGCCCGGCTGCCGTGCGGGCGGAAACGCCCAGATCTTCTCCCCGCCGGCGGGGACGGCACCGCGGTCGCCCCGGTAGAGCGCGTCGAAGACCTGCTGGGCCGTCCGCCCGCCGTGGTCCTCCTGCCACAGCCACTCCGCATAGGTCGCGAAGCCCTCGTTGAGCCATATGTCCCGCCAGCTCTTCGGGGTGACGGAGTCGCCGTACCACTGGTGGGCCAGCTCATGGACGAGCATCCGGGTGTCGGGGGCTCCGGGGAAGACGGGGCGGGTCTGGGTCTCCAGGGCGTACCCGGCGGCACCCGGCCGTGCGACGATCGCACCGACGGAGGAGAAGGGATACGGGCCGAAGGTGCGTTCCGCCCACTCCATGACCTGCGGGATCCTCGCCACCAGTTCGCGGCCGGCCCCCGCCTGGTCCGGGTCGACGGCGAGATACACCGGCAGTCCGTCGCCCAGGGTGGAACGGGTGATGCCGTACCGGCCGATCGCGACCGTGGCCAGATAGCTCGCCATCGGCTCGGCGCTGTGCCAGACGAAGGTGGTGCGGCCCGCCCCGGTGGTCCGGCCCGTCAGCTCGCCGTTGGAGACCGCCTGAAGCCCCTCGGGCACGGTGACCCGGATGTCGTAGGCCGCCTTGTCGCAGGGGTGGTGGTTGCCCGGGAACCACGCCATCGAACCGTTCGGCTCCCCGAGCGCCAGCGCGCCGTCGGCGGTCCGCAGCCAGCCCTCCCTCGCGCCGTCCGGGTCGGTGATGGTCTTTGGGGTGCCCGAGTAGCGCACCGTGGTGCGGAACCGCTCGCCCTCCCCGAGACCGCCCTGCGGACGCACGGTCAGCTCCTGGCCGCCGCGGCTCCAGGGAGCGGCGCGGCCCGCCACGGTGACGCTCTCGACCTCCAGACCGGTCAGATCCAGATCGAACGCGGAGAGGTCCCGGGTGGCGCGTGCCGTGATCACCGCG encodes:
- the cdgB gene encoding diguanylate cyclase CdgB, whose amino-acid sequence is METDSEPYVRLATLRQLHQVMADMNTARSLADTLQTVADGIVTGLGYELAAVNLVRSDGDLVVASLAGDSAAEALISGRVGSRASWERRLIMGQAWGDLRFIPHTEGWVLDDDDVPQWFTDGPEPRFEDEWHPCDRLLAPMYTPGVQGGGELLGVISVDRPRNGRRPGAWGREALQMYAFQAAIAISNARLRANMQRALVRLEREQQALRASEESFRQAFEYAPSGMAIAEMGGDQHGRILRTNDALCRLLGRPASAMRRYSFSDLVHPEDIGTLLRTSAEGGRAELRLGRRDGTFVWVSLRNSVVADAADGPRFLLTHVEDIEERKRRELQLAHRASHDSLTGLPNSAELRSRLSARLCSRPHSVPPNPADSLDAAYEGRGADHPAAFDENGHGFDFHTGAGPYDAFDHHVHTVAPEGDTDDGTKGLAVLFCDLDGFKSINDRFGHNAGDAVLIEVAGRLSRGVRDGDTVARLGGDEFVVLADGLGKADAQDLAVRLRNEIIQPIRVDGRVMRVGASFGIGWAHCGMTADEVLKSADERMYVEKRSRPKQHRRAG
- the arfB gene encoding alternative ribosome rescue aminoacyl-tRNA hydrolase ArfB yields the protein MSGPYVVRGSVSLPEAELMWRFSRSSGPGGQHVNTTDTQVELRFDLARTEALPPVWKERALERLAARLVDGVLTVRASEHRSQLRNREAAAVRLAALLAEATAPPPRPRKPTRIPRGINERRLREKKRRSDTKRGRTGRDWS
- a CDS encoding flavin reductase family protein, whose amino-acid sequence is MLKTPAVPPSPAVPPSSGHPEGVSNDEFRAAMSRLAAGVVLVTSHEPALDPEGPGGEDVGMTATAFVSVSLDPPLVLVSLREGSRMDDLLAEQPLWAVSVLSESQRHIAGRFAMKGRISDRLLFADIPHVHGEVSGAPLVGGALATLECRTEQRVPAGDHTLVIGRVLTAGLPSADGGPLMYFRGRYRHLG
- a CDS encoding TerD family protein; this translates as MAVSLSKGGNVSLSKEAPGLTAVTVGLGWDVRTTTGTDFDLDASAIAVNTQGQVYSDQHFVFFNNKQTPDNTIVHTGDNRTGEGDGDDEAINVNLAGLPADVDKVVFPVSIYDAESRSQNFGQVRNAYIRVLNQAGGQEIARYDLSEDAATETAMVFGELYRNGAEWKFRAVGQGYASGLVGIAQDYGVNV
- a CDS encoding M1 family metallopeptidase → MVSRRARPDCRGRHPRIATVPRFVRLVPVLSLTLPLTLSLALALGACGGGVRGTPGAAGVRDPLFPAMGNGGYDVLHYDLTLAYDPGPGRLAGTAVITARATRDLSAFDLDLTGLEVESVTVAGRAAPWSRGGQELTVRPQGGLGEGERFRTTVRYSGTPKTITDPDGAREGWLRTADGALALGEPNGSMAWFPGNHHPCDKAAYDIRVTVPEGLQAVSNGELTGRTTGAGRTTFVWHSAEPMASYLATVAIGRYGITRSTLGDGLPVYLAVDPDQAGAGRELVARIPQVMEWAERTFGPYPFSSVGAIVARPGAAGYALETQTRPVFPGAPDTRMLVHELAHQWYGDSVTPKSWRDIWLNEGFATYAEWLWQEDHGGRTAQQVFDALYRGDRGAVPAGGEKIWAFPPARQPGAAHVSDSPVYVRGAMVLHKIRQSVGDPAFREILRGWAAAHRHGNADTADFTAYVEKKTPGKDLREIWRDWLHGKGKPGHE
- a CDS encoding carbohydrate-binding protein, whose product is MTPGNSGASTPEDDDPFGYLYADGQANGAQPPTGGYGYPGSVNRVRAVGERQYGQQQAPAGYGQVPQQGYGQQPNPNYAAPETAPGGAPQSRQSPPGGGRGRGPNTKGLLIGAIAVVAAVVIGITIAMMNGDSKNDDTAGNQPSAGASASQSADPSPSGGDKAPQELPKSDAQLLSLSPDMSTSKEVPGAQSEGGLYVVGLNQPGAQVTWTLNNIPKSGDYTVFVRYGVPGEDAKTTLTVNGTEVGRKLNMANFAGAEQGDWEHGWTKTYAWINLNEGKNTISLSCQDGDQCNAYLDQFWLKAGKVTS
- a CDS encoding response regulator is translated as MTRTEPTEPAGRTAPAPVRLVLCDDHAVVRAGLRALLGSAPGIDVVGEADSGAEAVALAAKLVPDVVLMDLQLGDAMDGVEATRRITAGSGGAVHVLVLTTYDTDADITRAIEAGATGYLLKAERPDELFTAIHSAAAGRTALSAPVAQRVMTRMRSPRPGLTDRERDILGQLARGLTNRDIAKALFLSEATVKTHLGRIYDKLGVDTRAGAVAVAKEERLLP